A single Paenibacillus sp. FSL R5-0517 DNA region contains:
- the mfd gene encoding transcription-repair coupling factor gives MLQALIQAFSKDPDFGSITAGIKSGMKEQLVSGLSGSARQIMLAALHQEMNRPLLVVTHNMFSAQKIAEDLQEALSPDRVLIYPANELVAAEAAVSSPETLGQRIDVLVRCAQGFRGVVVIPFSGVRRYVPLPEVMANARILIKQGNTLQLDSFLLEMVKLGYERVERVESRGEMSVRGGIIDFYPVTSSIAYRVELFDDEIDSIRTFDPADQRSIERIEEITVLPCKELIADRERMEKAADAAALLLELQLEKMTDRQAKLRLREEIHREIELLREHVYFSEMYKYISPLYPENKTIYDYMPEDTLLVLDEPARLSETSKQLDRDESEWNLHLMQNGKTLPDLPLSADGDELLYERPFQTLFMSIFLRQVPHTQPQNILNFISRGMQDFHGQMNVLKAEMERWQKAGVQVLMLANGEERLERMRRVLMDYDIPEPEMMIGNLQTGFEMPSIHLAVVTEGEMFSQKQRKVRKPIRNVDNAERIKSYSELKVGDYVVHQNHGIGKYLGIGTLEVGGIHKDYMHILYAGGDKLSVPIEQIDLIQKYVGSEEKEPKIYKLGGNEWTRVKNKVRTSVQDIADDLIKLYAERQTSKGFGFDKDSAEQQEFEDMFPYDETRDQVRAIEEIKKDMEQNRPMDRLLCGDVGYGKTEVAIRAAFKAAIEGKQVAVLVPTTILAQQHFETFRERFSGYPFNIHVLSRFRSRKEQNETAKGIKAGTVDIVIGTHRLLSQDLVFKDLGLLIVDEEQRFGVTHKEKLKKLKTNVDVLTLTATPIPRTLHMSMLGVRDLSVIETPPENRFPVQTYVVEHSQALVREAIERELARGGQVYYLYNRVQGIQEMAAEISELVPEAKVGVGHGQMSETELEKTILDFLDGEYDVLVSTSIIETGVDIPNVNTLIVHDADKMGLSQLYQLRGRVGRSNRIAYAYFTYQRDKVLTEVAEKRLQSIKEFTELGSGFKIAMRDLSIRGAGNLLGAEQHGFIASVGFDLYSQMLAEEINKRKVTMLGEEPVPSDQWNTTLDLSIDAYLPSDYIYDSIQKIEIYKKVAVIASFDDAMELEDELVDRFGDLPEAVINLLAVARMKVYGKIYGIESISQRGEDITVKFYEGREHAFELSKIAHIGNQFERRVQFEQGPHMLIHAKGKGLGDKQLMELVEKILESMKTAFKSKGELKDVTKV, from the coding sequence TTGTTACAAGCACTTATACAGGCTTTTTCCAAAGATCCGGACTTCGGGTCCATTACAGCCGGAATCAAGTCCGGCATGAAGGAACAATTGGTTTCGGGTCTATCCGGCTCGGCGCGTCAGATTATGCTGGCTGCTCTGCATCAGGAAATGAACCGACCATTGCTCGTAGTAACGCACAATATGTTTTCAGCTCAAAAAATTGCAGAAGATTTACAGGAAGCGCTTTCACCCGATCGGGTGTTGATCTATCCTGCCAACGAACTTGTCGCTGCTGAAGCCGCTGTTTCCAGCCCGGAAACATTGGGTCAGCGTATTGATGTGTTGGTCCGCTGCGCCCAGGGATTCAGGGGCGTTGTTGTTATTCCTTTTTCCGGGGTAAGACGTTATGTTCCGCTTCCGGAAGTGATGGCCAATGCTCGGATTTTGATTAAACAGGGCAACACACTTCAACTGGACTCTTTCCTGCTGGAGATGGTAAAGCTCGGATATGAGCGTGTGGAGCGCGTGGAATCTCGTGGTGAGATGAGTGTACGCGGAGGGATTATCGACTTCTATCCGGTTACTTCATCGATCGCATATCGAGTGGAGTTATTTGATGACGAAATCGATTCCATTCGGACATTTGACCCAGCCGATCAGCGTTCAATTGAACGAATTGAAGAGATTACGGTTTTGCCATGCAAGGAGTTAATTGCAGACCGTGAACGGATGGAAAAAGCTGCCGACGCGGCTGCTCTTTTGCTGGAGCTACAGCTGGAGAAAATGACGGATCGGCAGGCGAAGCTGCGTCTTCGTGAAGAAATTCACCGGGAGATCGAGCTTTTGCGCGAGCACGTGTATTTCTCTGAAATGTATAAATATATTTCTCCGCTCTATCCGGAGAATAAAACGATTTACGACTATATGCCAGAAGATACCCTGCTGGTCCTTGATGAGCCTGCGAGATTATCGGAGACATCGAAACAGCTGGACCGTGATGAATCGGAGTGGAACCTGCATTTGATGCAAAACGGAAAAACACTTCCGGATCTTCCATTATCCGCAGACGGTGATGAACTCTTGTATGAGCGTCCATTCCAGACGCTGTTTATGTCGATCTTTTTGCGTCAAGTTCCACACACCCAACCACAGAACATTCTGAACTTCATCAGTCGTGGCATGCAGGATTTCCATGGACAGATGAACGTACTGAAGGCAGAGATGGAGCGCTGGCAGAAGGCCGGAGTTCAAGTGCTCATGCTGGCGAACGGTGAGGAGCGACTCGAGCGGATGCGCCGGGTACTTATGGATTATGATATTCCAGAGCCAGAGATGATGATCGGTAACTTGCAAACGGGATTTGAAATGCCGTCCATTCATTTGGCTGTCGTGACCGAGGGCGAGATGTTCTCGCAAAAACAGCGTAAAGTACGCAAACCGATTCGCAATGTAGACAATGCTGAACGGATTAAATCTTACAGCGAGCTAAAAGTGGGCGATTATGTCGTTCACCAGAACCACGGGATTGGTAAGTACCTTGGGATCGGCACCCTCGAGGTTGGCGGCATTCATAAGGACTACATGCATATTCTCTATGCAGGTGGAGACAAACTGTCTGTACCTATTGAGCAGATCGATCTGATTCAGAAGTATGTGGGTTCCGAAGAAAAAGAACCGAAAATATACAAGCTGGGCGGCAATGAGTGGACACGGGTTAAAAATAAGGTCCGTACATCCGTACAGGATATTGCTGATGATCTGATCAAGCTGTATGCAGAGCGTCAGACCTCCAAAGGGTTTGGATTCGACAAGGATTCTGCAGAACAGCAGGAGTTTGAGGACATGTTCCCTTACGATGAGACACGTGATCAGGTGCGTGCGATCGAAGAAATCAAGAAGGACATGGAACAAAACCGTCCAATGGACCGTTTATTGTGTGGGGATGTAGGTTACGGCAAAACCGAGGTGGCTATTCGGGCTGCATTTAAAGCAGCTATTGAAGGCAAACAGGTGGCTGTACTCGTTCCGACAACCATTTTGGCACAGCAGCATTTTGAGACGTTCCGTGAGCGGTTCTCCGGTTATCCGTTCAACATCCATGTGCTTAGCCGGTTCCGCTCCCGTAAAGAGCAGAATGAAACTGCCAAAGGCATCAAGGCAGGCACAGTAGATATTGTCATCGGAACGCATCGATTGCTGTCGCAGGATCTGGTGTTCAAGGACCTGGGACTGCTCATTGTTGATGAAGAACAGCGCTTCGGAGTAACCCATAAGGAGAAACTGAAGAAGCTGAAAACCAATGTGGACGTGCTGACGCTAACGGCAACGCCGATTCCGCGTACGCTTCATATGTCCATGCTGGGTGTGCGTGATCTGTCCGTTATTGAGACTCCGCCAGAGAATCGTTTCCCGGTACAGACCTATGTCGTTGAACACAGCCAGGCGCTTGTTCGTGAAGCCATTGAACGTGAGCTTGCCCGTGGCGGGCAAGTGTATTACCTCTACAACCGTGTTCAGGGAATTCAGGAGATGGCTGCTGAGATTTCTGAACTTGTGCCTGAAGCCAAGGTTGGTGTGGGACATGGTCAGATGTCGGAAACAGAGCTGGAGAAGACGATTCTGGACTTCCTGGATGGTGAATATGACGTGCTTGTGAGCACAAGTATCATTGAGACCGGGGTAGATATTCCGAACGTAAATACACTAATCGTACATGATGCAGATAAAATGGGGCTCTCCCAGCTGTATCAGCTGCGCGGACGTGTGGGTCGTTCCAACCGTATTGCGTATGCCTATTTTACGTACCAACGGGACAAAGTACTTACGGAAGTTGCTGAGAAGCGTCTGCAATCCATCAAAGAATTTACCGAACTGGGTTCAGGATTCAAAATCGCCATGCGTGACTTGTCGATCCGTGGTGCAGGAAATCTGCTAGGAGCAGAGCAACATGGCTTCATCGCTTCTGTCGGGTTCGATCTGTATTCCCAGATGCTTGCGGAAGAGATCAACAAACGCAAAGTTACGATGCTTGGCGAAGAACCGGTACCTTCCGACCAGTGGAACACAACCCTGGATCTCAGTATCGATGCCTACTTGCCGTCCGATTATATTTATGACAGTATTCAGAAGATTGAGATCTACAAAAAAGTGGCGGTCATTGCATCCTTCGATGATGCGATGGAGTTGGAAGACGAATTGGTTGACCGGTTCGGTGATCTTCCGGAGGCCGTTATTAACTTGCTGGCTGTTGCGCGGATGAAAGTATACGGCAAAATTTACGGTATTGAATCCATTTCCCAACGTGGTGAGGACATTACCGTGAAGTTCTATGAGGGGCGTGAACATGCCTTTGAACTCTCGAAAATCGCGCACATTGGAAATCAGTTCGAAAGACGTGTACAATTTGAACAAGGACCCCATATGCTGATTCACGCTAAAGGCAAGGGGCTTGGGGATAAGCAACTGATGGAGCTGGTAGAGAAAATTCTGGAATCCATGAAGACGGCTTTTAAATCAAAGGGGGAACTAAAAGATGTTACCAAAGTATAA
- a CDS encoding peptidylprolyl isomerase, translating to MLPKYKKVGKVLSVSMVAVLSLSLLAACGKKEEAKTPESTDTSAVVATYEGGTITANEFDMEQRVMKFLYPEYAQMMDMDDFKEYLVKQEVAYEYLSGKASEEAKTAGSKAATEQFDKMKASVQADQWTEMLKAQNLTDDNIKDYMTRIMTVIKDKETGVTDDAIKAEFEKNKDQFTTASVRHVLIGFTDSKTQKERKKEDALKIAKEVKAKLDGGADFAGVVKEYSDDTKSVPDGGLYENTPVSTWVEAFKEAAKTLPLNKISDPVETEYGYHIMKVEARTEADFTKLTAEQKESLKSQLAAAEIDTFMQNELDKIVKEVKLPKTEKAEEGTTEGTTEGTTGTGTEGEKTTEPKTDDSTGTDTKTDQGTTGTDKDAKTDEGTSSK from the coding sequence ATGTTACCAAAGTATAAAAAAGTAGGAAAAGTACTGTCAGTGAGTATGGTTGCAGTACTTTCCTTATCACTGCTTGCTGCATGTGGCAAGAAGGAAGAAGCAAAAACACCTGAATCGACGGATACGAGTGCTGTAGTCGCAACGTATGAAGGTGGTACCATTACAGCCAATGAATTCGACATGGAGCAACGTGTCATGAAATTCCTCTATCCGGAGTATGCACAAATGATGGATATGGACGATTTCAAAGAGTATTTGGTGAAACAGGAAGTTGCTTATGAATATCTGAGTGGCAAAGCAAGTGAGGAAGCCAAAACAGCAGGTTCCAAAGCGGCAACCGAGCAATTCGATAAAATGAAAGCTTCTGTTCAGGCAGATCAATGGACAGAAATGCTCAAAGCTCAGAATTTGACAGACGATAACATTAAAGACTATATGACTCGAATCATGACAGTGATTAAAGACAAAGAAACAGGCGTTACGGACGATGCAATCAAGGCTGAGTTTGAGAAAAACAAAGATCAGTTCACAACAGCTTCCGTTCGCCACGTGTTGATTGGATTTACAGATTCCAAAACACAAAAAGAGCGTAAAAAAGAAGATGCACTGAAAATTGCAAAAGAAGTAAAAGCCAAGTTGGATGGTGGAGCGGACTTTGCTGGAGTGGTGAAGGAGTACTCTGACGATACTAAGTCGGTACCTGATGGTGGACTGTATGAAAATACACCGGTATCCACTTGGGTAGAGGCATTCAAGGAAGCTGCCAAAACATTGCCACTGAACAAAATCAGTGATCCGGTGGAGACAGAGTATGGTTACCACATCATGAAAGTGGAAGCTCGTACTGAAGCGGACTTCACCAAATTGACAGCTGAGCAAAAAGAAAGTCTGAAGAGCCAATTGGCAGCTGCTGAGATCGATACGTTCATGCAAAATGAATTGGACAAAATCGTAAAAGAAGTCAAACTGCCAAAAACAGAAAAAGCTGAAGAAGGCACAACTGAGGGTACGACTGAGGGTACAACGGGTACAGGAACTGAAGGAGAGAAAACAACCGAACCAAAAACGGATGACTCCACAGGCACAGATACCAAGACTGACCAAGGTACGACTGGAACAGATAAAGATGCAAAGACAGATGAAGGTACAAGCAGTAAATAA
- the spoVT gene encoding stage V sporulation protein T, translated as MKATGIVRRIDDLGRVVIPKEIRRTLRIREGDPLEIFVDRDGEVILKKYSPIGELGDFAKEYAESLYESTGHVTMISDRDTIITVAGGSKKEYLDKQVGQLLEGCMENRKTILETNNGSYELSKDHDETLSSFVIAPIISGGDPIGTVILFNKDESVKMSQMEVKMSETAAGFLGKQMEQ; from the coding sequence ATGAAAGCTACTGGTATTGTCCGCCGTATAGATGACCTTGGTCGTGTGGTCATTCCAAAAGAAATTCGCCGTACGTTACGTATTCGTGAAGGTGATCCACTGGAAATTTTCGTGGATCGTGATGGAGAAGTTATTCTTAAAAAATATTCGCCAATTGGCGAACTTGGTGATTTTGCCAAAGAATATGCAGAATCCCTGTATGAGAGTACAGGTCATGTAACCATGATCTCCGACCGGGATACCATTATCACGGTGGCAGGGGGCTCCAAGAAAGAGTATCTGGACAAGCAGGTAGGTCAACTGTTAGAGGGCTGTATGGAAAACAGAAAGACCATTTTGGAAACAAACAACGGTTCCTATGAGCTTAGCAAAGATCATGACGAGACGTTATCATCATTTGTTATTGCGCCGATTATTTCAGGTGGTGACCCCATCGGAACGGTTATCCTGTTCAATAAGGATGAATCGGTGAAGATGTCTCAGATGGAAGTGAAGATGTCCGAGACAGCTGCTGGTTTCCTTGGCAAGCAAATGGAACAATAG
- a CDS encoding polysaccharide biosynthesis protein, which produces MKQPSTGSRLLQGAFVLGLAAIISKIIGAFQKIPLQNLGGDGVFGIYNTVYPLYMLIVTLAAAGLPLAVSKFVAEQNALGRQDESRRIIRLSSVLLGGIGLVMALLMYAGAPLIADMIGNRHVVPSIRAASWALLFVPVMTGLRGYFQGLQQMVPTAVSQVVEQTIRVTVMIVLLVWLMRRDASLETIAAGAMMGSVAGGMVGLLTMLGYMVRHRRKRREVGTGPLDLGRISNGREVGSDSHEHQEHQENRSVTPQMKTVSSINPALADQSRSNAEWIRMLLMYAIPVCLGSLAVPLMNLVDTFTVPRLLRGEGLDELQSMVSFGIYNRGLPLVQLVTMLATSLSVLFIPAMAEARLKGGPEAVRQQAGLALRWFWLIGLAASAGLAVLAEPINRMLYGDAAGTEALRYMALTAAGSTVSIIAAALLQGLGAVRAPAFSMLAAAGVKALLNVTLVPALGISGAAMAGAVAYMLAAGLNVALLARLVALRPAPGAVLAKPALVIAAMSLAAVGMALAAEAVLGGMGIAADRRLAAMGVSLLGIAAGSAVFLLAAARTGLLTAAELAAVPKLGPRLAKLLHRLRVLR; this is translated from the coding sequence ATGAAACAGCCGTCTACAGGCTCGAGGCTACTACAGGGTGCATTTGTTCTTGGGCTTGCCGCCATTATCTCCAAAATCATTGGTGCTTTTCAAAAGATTCCGTTGCAGAATCTGGGGGGAGACGGTGTTTTTGGCATTTACAATACGGTGTATCCGTTATATATGCTCATTGTTACGCTTGCTGCTGCCGGGCTGCCCCTGGCCGTATCCAAATTCGTAGCAGAGCAAAATGCACTGGGGAGACAGGACGAGAGCAGAAGGATTATCCGGTTATCTTCCGTGCTGCTCGGGGGAATAGGACTTGTTATGGCGCTCTTGATGTATGCAGGCGCGCCGCTAATCGCTGACATGATTGGCAACCGACATGTCGTTCCTTCGATTCGTGCAGCTTCATGGGCGTTGTTGTTCGTTCCGGTGATGACCGGACTGCGTGGATATTTTCAGGGGTTACAGCAGATGGTCCCAACAGCGGTATCGCAAGTGGTGGAGCAGACGATACGTGTCACCGTCATGATTGTTCTGCTTGTATGGTTGATGAGACGAGACGCTTCGCTTGAGACGATTGCCGCTGGAGCCATGATGGGCTCCGTTGCTGGCGGAATGGTCGGACTGTTAACGATGTTAGGGTACATGGTCCGTCATCGGCGGAAACGTAGGGAAGTGGGAACCGGACCATTGGATTTGGGAAGAATAAGTAACGGCAGAGAGGTTGGATCAGATTCTCATGAGCATCAAGAGCATCAGGAGAATAGATCGGTTACGCCACAGATGAAAACGGTGAGTTCCATAAACCCCGCTCTGGCAGACCAATCTCGATCCAATGCCGAATGGATCAGGATGCTGCTCATGTACGCCATTCCGGTCTGTCTCGGGTCGCTTGCCGTACCACTGATGAATCTGGTGGACACCTTCACCGTGCCACGGCTTTTGCGGGGAGAAGGATTGGATGAACTCCAGTCGATGGTTTCCTTCGGCATCTACAACCGCGGATTGCCGCTAGTTCAACTGGTGACGATGCTGGCTACGTCACTGTCTGTGCTGTTTATTCCGGCGATGGCGGAAGCCCGGTTAAAGGGCGGGCCAGAAGCCGTTCGGCAGCAAGCAGGCCTCGCGCTGCGCTGGTTCTGGTTGATCGGCCTGGCGGCATCCGCGGGTCTCGCGGTGCTGGCGGAGCCGATTAACCGCATGCTGTACGGAGATGCCGCAGGCACCGAAGCACTGCGGTACATGGCGCTGACGGCTGCGGGCAGCACCGTCAGCATTATTGCGGCGGCGCTGCTGCAAGGCCTCGGCGCCGTGCGCGCACCCGCGTTCAGCATGCTGGCCGCTGCAGGCGTCAAGGCGTTGCTGAACGTTACGCTTGTGCCGGCGCTGGGCATCAGCGGCGCGGCCATGGCAGGCGCAGTCGCCTACATGCTGGCGGCTGGCCTGAATGTGGCGCTGCTGGCGCGACTTGTCGCCCTGCGCCCTGCCCCTGGCGCCGTCCTGGCGAAGCCGGCGCTGGTGATCGCCGCCATGAGTCTGGCGGCGGTAGGCATGGCCTTGGCCGCCGAAGCGGTACTCGGCGGCATGGGTATCGCGGCCGACCGCAGGCTGGCCGCAATGGGCGTGAGCCTGCTGGGCATCGCCGCAGGCTCGGCCGTGTTCTTGCTGGCGGCGGCCCGGACAGGGCTTCTGACCGCAGCGGAGCTGGCGGCTGTGCCCAAGCTGGGGCCTCGCCTGGCCAAGCTGCTGCACAGACTGCGTGTGCTGCGCTAG
- the mazG gene encoding nucleoside triphosphate pyrophosphohydrolase, which yields MSAALTVVGLGSGDADQLTVGIIKKMKHAATLYVRTLDHPVLNDLKQEGLEMTSFDAIYEAKSSFPEVYDEIANQLIEAARKGEAGTEIVYAVPGHPMVAEASVRLLKERCPQMGISLRVMGGESFLDEAFIRLGFDPIEGFQLLDASSLNTELVQPQLHTLIGQVYDVFTASDVKLCLMEVYPDDYPVFVGHALGVQGQEIIHKIPLHELDRIEGYGNLSLIYVPKNTDDALRRRSFARLHEIVNILRSPGGCPWDQEQTHQSIRKNLIEETYEVIETIDEDDPDHMKEELGDLLLQILLHSQMEEEVGTFNVYDVIEGLNDKLIFRHPHVFGEHQAEDANEALQNWEQMKAEEKKRKGQDQQKVSVLDGIPRDLPALMKGYKLQKKAAKVGFDWDDVDGVFAKIEEELAELKEAVQQGQSAEERKLELGDLLFAAANVARFIDTDPEEALAATNRKFIGRFQYIEERLHEQGRTPADSNVEEMEQFWQEAKKAGL from the coding sequence ATGAGTGCAGCTTTAACCGTAGTGGGTCTTGGATCAGGAGATGCAGACCAACTGACCGTAGGTATTATCAAAAAAATGAAACATGCAGCTACGCTGTATGTACGTACCCTGGATCATCCTGTATTGAATGATCTGAAGCAAGAGGGGCTGGAGATGACCTCGTTTGATGCGATCTATGAGGCGAAGTCCTCCTTCCCCGAGGTGTATGATGAGATCGCGAACCAATTGATCGAGGCTGCTCGCAAGGGTGAGGCTGGAACGGAGATTGTGTATGCCGTACCCGGTCATCCCATGGTGGCAGAAGCCAGTGTGCGACTGCTCAAAGAACGCTGTCCGCAAATGGGCATTTCACTACGTGTAATGGGTGGAGAAAGCTTTCTGGACGAAGCCTTTATACGGCTTGGATTTGATCCTATTGAAGGCTTTCAACTCCTGGATGCCAGCAGCTTGAATACAGAACTGGTACAACCACAGCTACATACGTTGATCGGACAAGTCTATGATGTGTTCACTGCTTCGGACGTGAAGCTGTGCCTGATGGAAGTTTACCCGGATGACTATCCCGTATTTGTCGGTCATGCACTGGGTGTACAGGGCCAAGAGATCATTCACAAAATTCCGCTACACGAACTGGACCGGATCGAAGGGTACGGCAATCTGTCACTGATCTATGTACCGAAGAACACCGATGATGCCCTGCGTCGCCGATCCTTCGCACGTTTGCATGAGATCGTGAATATTCTTCGCAGCCCGGGTGGCTGTCCATGGGATCAGGAACAGACGCATCAGTCCATTCGCAAAAACCTGATTGAAGAGACCTATGAAGTCATTGAGACAATCGATGAGGATGACCCTGACCATATGAAAGAAGAGTTGGGTGATCTGCTGCTGCAGATTTTATTGCATTCCCAGATGGAAGAAGAAGTGGGCACATTTAATGTCTATGATGTCATCGAAGGGTTGAATGATAAGCTAATCTTCCGTCATCCCCATGTTTTTGGCGAACATCAGGCAGAAGATGCGAATGAAGCTCTTCAGAACTGGGAACAGATGAAAGCAGAGGAGAAGAAGCGCAAAGGTCAGGATCAGCAGAAGGTTTCCGTGCTGGATGGTATACCGCGTGACTTGCCTGCGCTGATGAAGGGATACAAGTTACAGAAGAAAGCAGCCAAAGTTGGCTTTGACTGGGATGATGTTGACGGTGTGTTTGCCAAGATCGAGGAAGAACTCGCAGAGTTGAAAGAAGCGGTGCAACAAGGCCAGTCTGCGGAAGAACGGAAGCTCGAACTGGGTGATTTATTATTCGCAGCCGCGAACGTTGCAAGATTCATCGATACGGACCCGGAAGAGGCACTTGCTGCGACGAACCGCAAATTCATTGGGCGTTTCCAATATATTGAGGAGCGTCTTCATGAACAGGGAAGAACACCAGCAGATAGCAATGTGGAAGAGATGGAGCAATTCTGGCAGGAAGCGAAGAAGGCAGGATTATAA
- a CDS encoding HU family DNA-binding protein produces the protein MNKTDLINNISTKSGLTKKDVESVLNGFLGEITDALASGDKVQLIGFGTFETRKRSGRTGRNPQTGNEIVIPESTVPAFKAGNKLKEAVK, from the coding sequence ATGAACAAAACAGATCTGATTAACAACATTTCAACCAAAAGTGGTTTGACTAAAAAAGACGTTGAGTCCGTATTGAACGGCTTTTTGGGAGAAATTACAGATGCACTTGCCAGCGGAGACAAAGTACAATTGATCGGCTTTGGCACTTTTGAGACCCGCAAACGTTCCGGTCGTACCGGACGTAACCCACAAACAGGGAATGAAATCGTGATTCCTGAGTCCACTGTTCCTGCATTCAAAGCAGGCAACAAACTTAAAGAAGCCGTAAAATAA
- a CDS encoding RNA-binding S4 domain-containing protein, with amino-acid sequence MRLDKFLKVSRLIKRRTVAKDVSEQGRVLVNGREAKPSANVKVGDELTVQFGQKLVTVKVERIAESTKKDEASSLYTLVKEEPIAKDNGMNW; translated from the coding sequence ATGCGTCTTGATAAATTCCTGAAGGTCTCCCGGCTAATCAAACGCCGCACTGTGGCCAAGGACGTCTCTGAACAGGGACGTGTTCTGGTGAACGGACGTGAAGCAAAGCCCAGCGCCAATGTCAAAGTGGGCGATGAGCTGACGGTTCAGTTCGGTCAGAAACTGGTCACCGTGAAGGTGGAACGAATTGCCGAGAGTACCAAGAAGGATGAGGCGAGCAGCCTCTACACCTTGGTGAAGGAAGAGCCGATCGCCAAGGATAACGGGATGAACTGGTAA
- the yabP gene encoding sporulation protein YabP: MVEHGKAKQHHLSMQNRKLLDLTGVSNVESFDSEEFLLQTELGHLTIRGHNLHIKNLSLEEGLLSIEGTVSSLQYLDPGSQNKNSKGLFGKMFR; encoded by the coding sequence ATGGTTGAGCACGGTAAGGCCAAACAGCATCATCTGAGCATGCAGAATCGGAAACTGCTGGATCTGACGGGTGTCTCCAACGTGGAGAGCTTCGACAGTGAGGAATTTTTGCTGCAGACTGAACTTGGGCATCTGACCATCCGGGGGCACAATTTACATATCAAAAACCTGAGCCTGGAGGAAGGTCTCTTATCCATTGAAGGCACAGTTAGCTCTCTGCAATATCTGGACCCCGGTTCCCAGAACAAGAATAGTAAAGGCCTGTTCGGCAAGATGTTCCGATGA
- the yabQ gene encoding spore cortex biosynthesis protein YabQ, whose protein sequence is MSPDTQWITLMWMLTSGVVMGMAYDSYRVLSGQLRFPRWSIHTLDLLYWVASALFVFRMLYAGNHGQLRFYVFLGLIIGVCFYFWLLSVTTQRFVVMLIKLARTLIHWCGHILNILIVMPAKGIYKFIRVLFGFVIAILLFLGRLVLQCLVPFGKLFRWMFRPLLKYWVTPCFMIRVGTRIAAIWKRWF, encoded by the coding sequence ATGAGTCCGGATACTCAATGGATCACATTGATGTGGATGCTTACTTCGGGGGTCGTGATGGGAATGGCCTACGACAGTTACCGGGTACTGTCCGGACAGCTGCGGTTTCCGAGATGGAGTATTCACACGCTCGATCTGTTGTATTGGGTTGCTTCCGCGCTGTTCGTTTTTCGGATGCTATACGCCGGAAACCACGGACAGTTGCGGTTTTATGTCTTTTTGGGGCTGATTATAGGGGTTTGTTTCTATTTTTGGCTTTTAAGTGTTACAACCCAGCGTTTTGTGGTAATGTTAATTAAACTCGCAAGAACGCTGATTCATTGGTGTGGACATATCCTTAACATCCTGATCGTTATGCCGGCTAAAGGAATTTATAAGTTCATTCGCGTATTATTCGGTTTTGTAATTGCGATACTATTATTCCTGGGCAGGCTGGTACTGCAATGTTTGGTACCTTTCGGCAAGTTGTTCCGCTGGATGTTTAGGCCGCTCCTGAAATATTGGGTAACGCCATGCTTCATGATCCGTGTGGGTACAAGAATTGCAGCGATATGGAAACGCTGGTTTTAA
- a CDS encoding septum formation initiator family protein: protein MGKTPVGRSKAPTNQGKSAGAKRRLMLWMTFMIVFVIWAGYTFLVQNAQISDKSSQLATQQASKADTLKKLEQLKYEVSRLNDPEYIGQLARKKGYYLPEETPIQVEESGN from the coding sequence ATGGGTAAAACACCTGTGGGCAGATCAAAGGCTCCAACTAACCAAGGAAAATCTGCCGGTGCAAAAAGGCGCCTCATGCTTTGGATGACGTTTATGATTGTATTTGTAATATGGGCAGGATATACATTCCTTGTGCAGAATGCACAAATTTCGGACAAGAGTTCTCAGCTGGCTACTCAGCAAGCTTCAAAGGCAGATACGTTGAAGAAGCTGGAACAGTTGAAGTACGAAGTCAGCCGGTTGAATGACCCTGAATACATAGGACAGCTGGCACGGAAAAAAGGATATTATCTTCCTGAGGAAACGCCAATCCAGGTTGAAGAGTCAGGGAACTGA